A single Nicotiana tabacum cultivar K326 chromosome 5, ASM71507v2, whole genome shotgun sequence DNA region contains:
- the LOC107818548 gene encoding zinc finger protein CONSTANS-LIKE 14-like — protein MSQRSSGDSRPCDFCNQQIAVLYCRADSAKLCLFCDQHVHSANALSKKHIRSQICDNCGSEPVSIRCATDNLVLCQECDWDAHGSCAHDRTPVEGFSGCPCASELASAWGLDIEAKKPPTPTHLQPTWNGFLEPCNWMCKDVIPPPSSVLLKDLMVPNANNNNSGIYSTTREVGRKQNPTCGKQKQVILKQLIELFKRDLADGVGGGSEDLVPKTPNGSSDWQGNVNVTEGSDAVMGGVNQQLEPQSVPFTSLLMMQKPHNSKNSDRMVEGNILSSGNSYVQNTQIWDFNLGQLRSHEQSSSVEADYSESDMAYMMKSYGELIKGTSLATSKGLELSGINRSVAHEDMTAFSNNSNNRGGSQGPATSESNNLPIIKLSSDSGYAKRKCCGVSKDLNFMEQSIFVGGENTGEEILKADMELLAKNRGNAMQRYKEKKKTRRYDKHIRYESRKARADTRKRVKGRFVKANEAPDG, from the exons ATGAGCCAGAGAAGCAGTGGAGACAGCCGTCCCTGCGATTTCTGCAATCAGCAGATTGCCGTACTTTACTGTCGAGCTGATTCAGCAAAGCTGTGTCTTTTCTGTGACCAGCACGTTCATTCAGCTAACGCCCTCTCCAAGAAACACATCCGATCTCAGATCTGTGACAACTGTGGCTCCGAGCCTGTCTCCATCCGTTGCGCCACTGACAACCTCGTACTCTGCCAAGAATGCGATTGGGATGCTCACGGCAGCTGTGCACACGATCGGACCCCTGTTGAAGGGTTCTCTGGATGTCCTTGTGCTTCTGAGCTTGCTTCAGCTTGGGGTTTAGATATTGAGGCCAAGAAACCACCAACACCTACTCATTTACAGCCCACTTGGAATGGTTTTTTAGAGCCTTGTAATTGGATGTGTAAGGATGTtattcctcctccttcttctgtcTTGTTGAAAGATTTAATGGTACCTAACGCTAATAATAACAATTCTGGGATTTACTCCACAACTCGTGAGGTGGGTAGAAAACAAAATCCAACTTGTGGCAAGCAGAAACAAGTGATATTGAAACAATTAATTGAGTTATTCAAGAGAGATTTGGCAGATGGGGTTGGAGGTGGATCGGAAGATTTAGTTCCAAAGACACCTAATGGGAGTAGTGATTGGCAGGGAAATGTTAATGTGACGGAGGGGAGTGATGCGGTTATGGGTGGTGTCAATCAGCAGCTTGAGCCGCAGAGTGTGCCGTTTACCTCTTTGCTTATGATGCAGAAGCCTCATAATTCAAAAAACAGTGACCGCATGGTGGAAGGGAATATTTTGTCGAGCGGAAATTCCTATGTTCAAAACACCCAG ATATGGGATTTCAATCTGGGGCAGTTGAGGAGCCATGAACAGTCAAGCTCAGTGGAAGCCGACTACAGTGAGAGCGACATGGCTTACATGATGAAAAGCTATGGTGAACTCATAAAAGGAACATCATTAGCAACTTCAAAAGGATTAGAACTCTCAGGCATTAACCGCTCAGTTGCCCATGAAGATATGACAGCTTTCAGT AATAATTCGAATAACCGAGGGGGAAGCCAGGGGCCAGCTACATCTGAGAGCAACAATTTACCAATAATTAAGCTTTCTTCTGACTCTGGTTATGCTAAACGGAAATGCTGTGGTGTGTCTAAAGATTTGAACTTTATGGAGCAAAGCATTTTTGTGGGAGGTGAAAACACCGGTGAGGAAATACTCAAGGCTGATATGGAGCTTCTGGCGAAGAACAGAGGAAATGCAATGCAACGTtataaggagaaaaagaaaacacgAAG ATATGATAAGCACATTCGTTATGAATCAAGGAAGGCAAGAGCTGATACTAGAAAGCGAGTTAAGGGTCGATTTGTCAAGGCTAATGAAGCTCCAGATGGCTGA